Genomic window (Fusobacterium sp. DD2):
CTTATAAGCTCAAGAATGAACTCTTCATATACTGGTTGGCATAATTTTCTTTCCAATAGCTTTCTACATACTAAAAACCTTTGATGTGCCTCTTCTAATGATGCTTTAGCTGCAGAATAACTAGCTTTAAAAGAACTCATTAATACTTCATGTGGAATTTCTAATTGGGCACCAATCTCTTCGTAAATTGCATCTACAAATTCTTTATAATTTTTGTTAGGCCTAGAAGTAGTGAATTCTTTAACTGTTTCTCCTTCTTTTGCAATAATACCAACTCCATGGTCTAGTGTTATTTTATCTGTTCTTTCTTTTTTCTCTTCTTCATCGTTAGTCCCAAAATTTCCATTCACAAAACCTTCAGGATCTTTCGATTCAATTATTAATCCAATACTTGCATTGATAACTGCTGCAGCAAGTTCTGCATTCTTATATCTTCCAAGTTGTTTAGTTGCATAAATAATACTTGCTAAAAATGGAACTCCCCTTCTTTGCCCGATTCTTTCAGGTTCAAAAATATGAAGTATATTCCTTCCACCTAAACTATTAAATACTGGGTATCCTTTTACAGTTATATATCCATCTCCTGGATGTTTATCAGATATATAATAATTAACTATATCTCCATTATCTGATATTTCTATACCACTTTTAATTTTATCTGTAACTTTTGTATCAGGGTTTAATACTCTATCTGCTTCGAGTAGTTGTAAGCATAACTCAATATCTACTCCTTTTCTTTTTTTTCTTTTTGGTATGACAAATACATCGCCATTCATTATCCAAGACATTTGAATTAAACTTTGTAATGTATAAAAATCATGCATTCTATTAAAATCAGCATTTGTAGAATTGGCCCAAGCATTAAATTTAGCTTTAATTATCCTTTCATATTCTCTAGCTTGTTCTCTACTAATCTTAGCAATTCTATAATTAATAGCAGGTTTTGGAACAAGACCTGGTCCTACTATCTTTGTTCTCATTTTCTTTAGTGCTGCTCCAGCAAGTTCATTGTTCATATACAAGTGTCTTGCTTTAGCTCTTAAATCATCTAAATCATTTAAAATATCATTGTCTGGACTATCAGCCCATGGTACCCATTCAGATAAATGTCCATCATCTTTATTTGAATATCCATTTATTGAATTCAGTAATTTTAATTTTGTTTGTGGTTTTATTTCTTTTTCTGGCATTTATTAACTACCCCCTTGGAACAAATCTTACTATCCGTGGTGATGTACTCCCTCTAGCTCTTTCTAATCTATCTGCCCATAGCTCAATATTTCTAGCAATTTCATTGGCGTTTACTCTAGTTAGGCTTCTATTTCCTATTGTATAGCTTTGTCCTTGGGCTACTTTTTCTTCTGCTGCAAGCCACATGTTCAAATGTTTTTCGCATTGTTCTTTGCTAAATATCATATTTTACTCCTTTTTCACTTTTCTATTTAGGTTAACCCCAAGTAATTCAATCGCTGCTGTTGCATAGTTATAAATATCCAATGGTTCATTCCTTCTTCCTGGTAATACTTCCCAAGCTATTTTTTCCCCTTTAGATGTTTGTTTTTTTACCTTAACTTCTGCCGTAAGACCCTTAAAAAAATCAATTCCACACCCTTTTAAAGAGTCAAGTGGGAAATGTATTGTCCCATCACCATTTAAAATAGTTAATCTTGAATACGTCATATCCTTTAATGCATTAACTCCAAGTGATAATAAGTTAATACTCGGAACTCCTTTTTTAGTTGTTTTTCTAAAGCCATTTAAAACATTTATTCCGTTTCCTCCTTGCCCTTTTATTGCAAATATATTTCTTTTCGCTTTTCCATA
Coding sequences:
- a CDS encoding phage portal protein encodes the protein MPEKEIKPQTKLKLLNSINGYSNKDDGHLSEWVPWADSPDNDILNDLDDLRAKARHLYMNNELAGAALKKMRTKIVGPGLVPKPAINYRIAKISREQAREYERIIKAKFNAWANSTNADFNRMHDFYTLQSLIQMSWIMNGDVFVIPKRKKRKGVDIELCLQLLEADRVLNPDTKVTDKIKSGIEISDNGDIVNYYISDKHPGDGYITVKGYPVFNSLGGRNILHIFEPERIGQRRGVPFLASIIYATKQLGRYKNAELAAAVINASIGLIIESKDPEGFVNGNFGTNDEEEKKERTDKITLDHGVGIIAKEGETVKEFTTSRPNKNYKEFVDAIYEEIGAQLEIPHEVLMSSFKASYSAAKASLEEAHQRFLVCRKLLERKLCQPVYEEFILELIRNGDIDCPNFFEDSSVRYAFTRCIWVGASKSSLDPLKEANAYAKGLENYTTTRNIISAESGLDFDEILEARKEEELSIAQIQLEVEKIKGGINV
- a CDS encoding DUF6148 family protein, translated to MIFSKEQCEKHLNMWLAAEEKVAQGQSYTIGNRSLTRVNANEIARNIELWADRLERARGSTSPRIVRFVPRG